One region of Kytococcus sedentarius DSM 20547 genomic DNA includes:
- a CDS encoding FHA domain-containing protein FhaB/FipA, whose translation MSELTVAVLRLALLALLWLFILAVVKVLHSDLYGARVVTRRSHRATHRTPMPDESSPSRPGRQNAPAEPRRLVVVHGPMRGASLSLTTSPVVIGRNPEASLSVDDDSMSGAHARVSPDAHGWVIEDLGSTNGTWVDDERLRGVVPLVAGTRIRVGQTLIEARR comes from the coding sequence GTGAGTGAGCTGACGGTCGCCGTACTGCGCCTGGCCCTGCTGGCCCTGCTGTGGCTGTTCATCCTGGCCGTGGTGAAGGTGCTCCACAGTGACCTCTACGGCGCCCGCGTCGTCACCCGTCGCAGCCACCGCGCCACCCACCGCACGCCCATGCCCGACGAGTCGAGCCCGTCCCGCCCCGGGCGGCAGAACGCACCCGCCGAGCCCCGGCGCCTCGTCGTCGTCCACGGGCCGATGCGGGGTGCCTCCCTGTCCCTGACCACCTCGCCGGTCGTGATCGGCCGGAACCCGGAGGCCAGCCTGTCCGTCGACGACGACAGCATGTCCGGAGCGCACGCCCGCGTGAGCCCCGACGCCCACGGGTGGGTGATCGAGGACCTCGGGTCCACCAACGGCACCTGGGTGGACGACGAACGCCTGCGGGGGGTCGTCCCGCTCGTCGCGGGCACCCGCATCCGCGTGGGCCAGACCCTGATCGAAGCGAGGCGATGA
- a CDS encoding FtsW/RodA/SpoVE family cell cycle protein produces the protein MAPRNGRWMELLLLAFAIGITALAYLLVGLGTSRTVPANVLTLAGGMAVIALVFHVVLWWRARYADPVILPVVTLLNGLGLVMLHRLDIAEDRGLASGVASRQLMWTALAVVVAMGVLVLLTDHRWLRRVTWTCAALGFLLLLSPLVPGLGVSNYGSRIWIRVGPMSFQPGEVAKILLTIFFAGYLVGARDALSLTGPRFLGLQFPRFRDLGPIMLVWVLSILILVFEKDLGSSLLFFGLFVAMLYVATERLSWIVLGLGMFAGGAFVAWRLFAHVQQRVTMWLDPFSREALAVSDQVPLGLMGMANGGILGTGLGQGRPDLTYFAESDFIVPAFAEELGLVGFMAMLVLYGILVQRGLRIALGARDGFGTLLAAGLAFAIALQVFVVVGGVTRVIPLTGLTTPFLSAGGSSLLANWTIVALLLRLSHDARSPIPLGDPTPEPADGPAARAAALERSTQGVPA, from the coding sequence TTGGCCCCCCGCAACGGGCGGTGGATGGAGCTGTTGCTGCTGGCCTTCGCCATCGGCATCACCGCGCTGGCCTACCTGCTCGTCGGCCTGGGGACCTCCCGGACCGTCCCAGCGAACGTGCTCACCCTCGCGGGCGGCATGGCCGTCATCGCCCTGGTCTTCCACGTCGTGCTGTGGTGGCGCGCCCGCTACGCCGACCCGGTGATCCTGCCGGTGGTCACGCTGCTCAACGGCCTGGGACTGGTGATGCTGCACCGGCTGGACATCGCCGAGGACCGCGGCCTGGCCAGCGGCGTCGCCAGCCGCCAGCTCATGTGGACCGCGCTGGCCGTCGTCGTGGCCATGGGCGTGCTGGTGCTGCTCACGGACCACCGCTGGCTGCGCCGCGTCACCTGGACCTGCGCCGCGCTGGGCTTCCTGCTCCTGCTGAGCCCGCTGGTGCCCGGCCTGGGGGTCTCGAACTACGGGTCGCGCATCTGGATCCGCGTGGGCCCCATGAGCTTCCAGCCGGGCGAGGTCGCCAAGATCCTGCTGACCATCTTCTTCGCCGGGTACCTCGTGGGTGCCCGGGACGCCCTGTCGCTCACCGGCCCCCGCTTCTTGGGCCTGCAGTTCCCCCGCTTCCGCGACCTCGGGCCGATCATGCTGGTGTGGGTCCTGAGCATCCTGATCCTCGTCTTCGAGAAGGACCTGGGCTCCTCCCTGCTGTTCTTCGGCCTGTTCGTCGCGATGTTGTACGTCGCCACCGAGCGCCTCTCGTGGATCGTGCTGGGCCTGGGCATGTTCGCCGGAGGGGCGTTCGTCGCCTGGCGCCTGTTCGCCCACGTGCAACAGCGCGTGACGATGTGGCTCGACCCCTTCAGCCGTGAGGCCCTGGCCGTCAGCGACCAGGTGCCGCTGGGGCTGATGGGCATGGCCAACGGCGGCATCCTCGGCACCGGGCTGGGCCAGGGCCGCCCGGACCTCACCTACTTCGCCGAGAGCGACTTCATCGTGCCGGCCTTCGCCGAGGAGCTCGGCCTGGTGGGCTTCATGGCCATGCTCGTGCTCTACGGGATCCTCGTGCAGCGGGGGCTGCGCATCGCGCTCGGCGCCCGCGACGGGTTCGGCACCCTGCTGGCTGCCGGCCTCGCCTTCGCCATCGCGCTCCAGGTGTTCGTGGTGGTCGGCGGCGTGACCCGGGTGATCCCGCTGACCGGCCTGACCACCCCCTTCCTCTCCGCCGGCGGGTCCTCGCTGCTGGCCAACTGGACGATCGTGGCCCTTCTGCTGCGCCTGTCCCACGACGCGCGCTCCCCCATCCCGCTGGGCGACCCCACCCCCGAGCCCGCCGACGGACCGGCGGCCCGCGCAGCGGCCCTCGAGCGCAGCACCCAGGGGGTGCCGGCATGA
- a CDS encoding PP2C family protein-serine/threonine phosphatase, protein MFDLHFAARSDVGLGSKTRNEDSAYAGPNLLLLCDGMGGHAGGDTASAIAVHHLSDLDHDVHRADEAGERLLHEVAAANAKLRAFQAEHPETEGMGTTCIAMVRCASSLAIAHIGDSRAYRMQGGVLSQITHDHSFLQLLIDEGHLTEEEAWGHPQRSLITRVLSGRPEDEPDHGVMPLVQGDRYLLCSDGLSDYVRDETIAQILRETPTPDETAQALIDVARRAGTRDNVTVVVADVVKPGVAPQRAPQTVGAAADLRSGHEGDHGDGHATERPAFQEPQTQDAPTQTVPVAADGSVTLNGQHLMIGQRAFEPRHISRENLAGSTRFHLGGDGEQATEGEVIEIRGYGHGDRPERPARPEKGSHPVGRVIAWVVGVLATLALLVGGLWWWGDSNYFVGERDGQVQIRRGFDVNLLGQELSALEEQTDLAVDDLPGFYADSVRDAIPADDMDDARQTVTDLRERAERRRQEDSGPEPSGSSGSSGSSGTSSSSSPSSSSTSGSASPSPSPSPTSGGSSS, encoded by the coding sequence ATGTTCGACCTGCACTTCGCAGCCCGCTCCGACGTGGGCCTGGGCTCCAAGACCCGCAACGAGGACTCGGCCTACGCGGGCCCCAACCTGCTGCTGCTCTGCGACGGGATGGGGGGACACGCGGGGGGCGACACCGCATCGGCCATCGCGGTGCACCACCTGTCGGACCTGGACCACGACGTCCACCGCGCCGACGAGGCCGGGGAGCGCCTGCTGCACGAGGTCGCGGCCGCGAACGCCAAGCTGCGCGCCTTCCAGGCCGAGCACCCCGAGACCGAGGGGATGGGCACCACCTGCATCGCGATGGTGCGCTGCGCGAGCTCGCTGGCGATCGCCCACATCGGGGACTCCCGTGCCTACCGCATGCAGGGCGGCGTGCTCTCGCAGATCACGCACGACCACTCGTTCCTGCAACTGCTCATCGACGAGGGGCACCTCACCGAGGAGGAGGCCTGGGGGCACCCGCAGCGCTCCCTCATCACGCGCGTGCTGTCCGGACGCCCCGAGGACGAGCCCGACCACGGGGTCATGCCGTTGGTGCAGGGCGACCGCTACCTGCTGTGCTCCGACGGCCTGAGCGACTACGTCCGCGACGAGACGATCGCGCAGATCCTGCGCGAGACCCCCACCCCGGACGAGACGGCCCAGGCCCTCATCGACGTCGCCCGACGGGCCGGCACCCGCGACAACGTCACTGTCGTGGTGGCCGATGTGGTGAAGCCCGGCGTGGCGCCGCAGAGGGCGCCGCAGACGGTGGGTGCCGCCGCCGACCTGCGCTCCGGCCACGAGGGCGACCACGGGGACGGGCACGCGACCGAGCGCCCCGCCTTCCAGGAGCCGCAGACCCAGGACGCGCCGACCCAGACCGTCCCCGTGGCCGCCGACGGCTCAGTGACCTTGAACGGCCAGCACCTCATGATCGGCCAGCGGGCCTTCGAGCCGCGGCACATCAGCCGGGAGAACCTCGCGGGCAGCACCCGTTTCCACCTCGGGGGCGATGGTGAGCAGGCCACTGAGGGTGAGGTCATCGAGATCCGGGGCTACGGTCACGGCGACCGTCCGGAGCGCCCTGCCCGGCCGGAGAAGGGTTCCCACCCGGTGGGTCGCGTCATCGCCTGGGTGGTGGGTGTCCTGGCGACCCTCGCGCTGCTCGTGGGCGGTCTGTGGTGGTGGGGCGACAGCAACTACTTCGTGGGCGAGCGCGACGGCCAGGTGCAGATCCGCCGTGGCTTCGACGTGAACCTGCTGGGCCAGGAGCTCTCCGCCCTGGAGGAGCAGACCGACCTCGCGGTCGACGACCTGCCCGGCTTCTACGCCGACAGCGTGCGCGACGCGATCCCCGCCGACGACATGGACGACGCCCGGCAGACCGTCACCGACCTGCGGGAGCGGGCGGAGCGGCGCCGCCAGGAGGATTCCGGCCCCGAGCCCAGCGGGTCGAGCGGGTCGAGCGGGTCGAGCGGCACCAGTAGCTCGTCGAGCCCGAGCAGCTCGTCGACCTCCGGGAGCGCCAGCCCGTCCCCGTCGCCCTCGCCCACCTCGGGAGGGTCGTCCTCGTGA